The Paraburkholderia sp. SOS3 genome includes a region encoding these proteins:
- a CDS encoding amino acid ABC transporter ATP-binding protein, which translates to MSGLSEPIVRIRGLVKSFGTHRVLNGIDFDIQPQQVVVVIGPSGSGKSTFLRCCNGLEQPESGTVDICGHRLVDHGAMLKDRALNALRTEVGMVFQAFNLFAHLSVLHNITVGPRMLRGVSKADAEAAALALLEKVGLAHKAHAMPASLSGGQKQRVAIARALAMQPRVMLFDEPTSALDPELVGEVLQVMKLLASEGMTMLVVTHEMGFAKEVADVVVVMDGGEIVEAGPPATIFSAPSQPRTRTFLQAVLSRA; encoded by the coding sequence GTGAGCGGCTTGAGCGAACCTATCGTCCGCATTCGCGGACTTGTGAAATCGTTCGGTACGCATCGCGTGCTGAACGGCATCGACTTCGATATTCAGCCACAGCAGGTGGTGGTGGTGATTGGCCCGAGCGGTTCCGGTAAAAGCACGTTTCTGCGTTGCTGCAACGGACTCGAACAGCCGGAGAGCGGCACCGTCGACATATGCGGGCATCGTCTCGTCGACCATGGCGCCATGCTGAAGGATCGTGCGCTCAATGCGTTGCGCACTGAAGTCGGCATGGTGTTTCAAGCGTTCAATCTGTTTGCGCATCTATCGGTGCTGCATAACATCACCGTCGGGCCGCGCATGTTGCGCGGCGTGTCGAAAGCGGATGCCGAGGCGGCCGCGCTTGCGTTGCTCGAAAAGGTTGGACTTGCACATAAGGCGCATGCGATGCCCGCCAGTCTTTCGGGCGGACAGAAGCAGCGCGTTGCGATTGCACGCGCGCTCGCGATGCAGCCGCGCGTGATGCTGTTCGACGAACCCACGTCCGCGCTCGATCCCGAACTCGTCGGCGAAGTGCTGCAGGTCATGAAGCTGCTCGCGTCGGAAGGCATGACGATGCTGGTCGTCACGCATGAAATGGGCTTCGCAAAGGAAGTGGCGGACGTGGTCGTGGTGATGGATGGAGGCGAAATCGTCGAGGCCGGACCGCCGGCGACGATCTTTTCCGCACCGTCGCAGCCGCGTACGCGGACGTTCCTGCAGGCCGTGCTGTCGCGCGCGTGA
- a CDS encoding amino acid ABC transporter permease: MQLDFTPAIAGWADIAHGALVTVEVTAAALVLSCALGLFIGIGRLNPRHRLIYGFCTAYLVFFRGTPLLVQLFLLFFGLPQFNILLPAFVCGMFGLGLYSAAYVSEIVRGAIQSVDRGQMEAARSIGMSAAQAMRAIILPQAVVRMIPPLGNEFIALVKNSALVSLLTIDDLMHEGQKIISVSYRSLEVYLVIALVYLVLTQATNYMLHRVERRLRAGGMVQ; this comes from the coding sequence ATGCAACTCGACTTCACGCCGGCCATCGCCGGCTGGGCCGACATCGCACACGGCGCGCTCGTCACCGTCGAAGTGACGGCCGCCGCGCTGGTGCTGAGCTGCGCGCTCGGCCTGTTCATCGGTATCGGCCGGCTCAATCCGCGGCATAGACTGATCTATGGTTTTTGCACCGCGTATCTCGTGTTTTTTCGCGGCACACCGTTGCTCGTGCAACTATTTCTGCTGTTCTTCGGCTTGCCGCAATTCAACATTCTGCTGCCGGCTTTCGTATGTGGCATGTTCGGGCTCGGACTCTATTCGGCTGCGTACGTTTCTGAAATCGTGCGCGGCGCGATCCAGTCGGTCGACCGCGGGCAAATGGAGGCGGCGCGTTCGATCGGTATGTCCGCGGCCCAGGCAATGCGCGCAATCATTCTGCCGCAAGCGGTCGTGCGTATGATTCCGCCGCTCGGCAACGAATTCATCGCGCTCGTCAAGAACTCCGCGCTCGTCTCGCTGCTGACCATCGACGATCTGATGCACGAAGGCCAGAAGATCATCAGCGTGTCGTATCGCTCGCTCGAGGTGTATCTGGTCATCGCGCTCGTCTATCTCGTGCTGACGCAAGCGACCAACTACATGCTTCACCGCGTCGAGCGCCGTCTGCGCGCAGGAGGAATGGTCCAGTGA
- the cynR gene encoding transcriptional regulator CynR → MLLRHIRYFKAVVDHGGFTRAAQMLHVSQPALSQQIKELEESLGAQLLDRTGRQVRPTDAGAVYLRYAGHVLEQLDEAARAVRDVEDLSTGSLRLGVTPSVAAYLVGPLLQRFRSAYPGITLSIRVAAQEEEIEPALRNGELDLGIGFGDLPAEDIEATLLHKERLTLLVGRGHPLTSKAAVTAAEVAALPLALLDTSFSTRRIVDGYFRSRRLRPTVAVEANSLLALMQVIRHTGLATILPENIADAELATVRFRPELELRRAALLQRRGAYRSAAARAFVAIVHEVTQAFADGR, encoded by the coding sequence ATGCTGCTTCGCCATATCCGGTATTTCAAGGCGGTCGTGGACCACGGCGGCTTCACCCGCGCGGCGCAGATGCTGCATGTCTCGCAGCCTGCCTTGTCGCAGCAGATCAAGGAACTCGAAGAGAGCCTCGGCGCGCAACTGCTCGACCGAACGGGCCGCCAGGTCCGCCCAACGGATGCGGGCGCCGTGTATTTGCGTTATGCCGGTCATGTGCTCGAGCAGCTGGACGAAGCGGCCCGCGCGGTCCGCGACGTCGAGGATCTTTCGACCGGGTCGCTGCGCCTGGGGGTCACGCCGAGTGTGGCGGCCTATCTCGTTGGCCCGCTATTGCAGCGCTTCAGATCGGCTTACCCCGGGATCACGCTGTCGATTCGCGTCGCGGCGCAGGAGGAGGAAATCGAGCCGGCACTGCGCAACGGCGAACTCGATCTGGGCATCGGTTTTGGCGACTTGCCCGCAGAGGACATCGAGGCGACGCTGCTGCATAAGGAGCGTTTGACGTTGCTCGTGGGGAGGGGACATCCGCTCACGAGCAAGGCCGCCGTTACGGCCGCCGAGGTGGCGGCGCTTCCGCTCGCTTTGCTCGATACATCCTTTTCGACCCGCAGGATCGTGGACGGCTATTTCAGAAGTCGACGCTTGCGTCCGACCGTTGCCGTGGAAGCGAACTCTTTGCTTGCGCTCATGCAGGTCATCCGGCACACGGGCCTCGCCACCATCCTTCCCGAAAATATTGCGGATGCCGAACTAGCTACGGTGAGGTTTCGTCCGGAGCTCGAACTTCGGCGCGCGGCGCTGCTGCAACGACGCGGCGCGTATCGGTCGGCGGCGGCGCGCGCATTTGTCGCGATCGTTCATGAGGTGACGCAGGCGTTTGCGGACGGACGATAG
- a CDS encoding transporter substrate-binding domain-containing protein: MIKLHKALFAACLTVAMACAIAPGTAAAQDSNVLNVATDATFPPMEFVDKGQRTGFDIDLMNALAKAMGKQIQWTDIDFKGLIPGLIAHRFDAAISGIYITPERSQVVDFTQTYFAGGLSVLVKADSPIKTPADLNGKKVTVQVGTKSVNFLRDNYPQVQRVEVEKNQEMFDLVGIGRADAAVTGKPAAYQFARTRPGFRVLDKELTKEEYGIAVRKDEPQLRDQMNAALAKIKADGTYAAIVQKWFGTTAK, translated from the coding sequence ATGATCAAACTGCACAAAGCCCTTTTTGCCGCCTGCCTGACGGTCGCGATGGCTTGCGCCATTGCGCCGGGCACCGCCGCCGCGCAAGACTCGAACGTGTTGAACGTCGCCACCGACGCGACGTTCCCGCCGATGGAATTCGTCGACAAAGGCCAGCGCACGGGCTTCGACATCGACCTCATGAATGCGCTCGCCAAAGCGATGGGCAAGCAGATTCAATGGACCGACATCGATTTCAAAGGCCTGATTCCAGGCCTCATTGCCCATCGCTTCGATGCGGCGATCTCGGGCATCTACATCACGCCGGAACGCAGCCAGGTGGTGGACTTCACGCAGACATATTTCGCCGGCGGCTTGTCGGTGCTCGTGAAGGCCGATTCGCCGATCAAAACGCCCGCCGATCTGAACGGCAAGAAGGTAACGGTGCAGGTCGGCACGAAGTCGGTCAACTTCCTGCGCGACAACTATCCGCAAGTGCAGCGCGTCGAAGTCGAGAAGAATCAGGAAATGTTCGATCTGGTCGGTATCGGCCGCGCCGATGCAGCCGTAACCGGCAAGCCGGCCGCCTATCAGTTCGCGCGCACGCGTCCGGGCTTTCGCGTGCTCGACAAGGAACTGACGAAGGAAGAGTACGGCATCGCGGTGCGCAAGGATGAGCCGCAACTGCGCGATCAGATGAACGCCGCGCTCGCGAAGATCAAGGCGGATGGCACTTATGCCGCGATCGTGCAGAAGTGGTTCGGCACCACCGCGAAGTAA
- a CDS encoding IclR family transcriptional regulator: MNQDPSVTGAERLLLVLTALASHGKAMSVKDMLAVTGLAQSTLYRQVALLKRWGFVAEDAGYYAPGPVSLQLAVGFDINSLLVESSRDGMTQLSRTTQESIGLVVAVNDQVICLEMIESTHSLRCSFEKGRAVPLRAGASAKSLLAFMPDKTRAETLDRQFANDPKGRQAIEAELNEIRMRGYAVSDSEVDPGVWGVSVPVFRRAPRGAGASVGATASASITLMAPSSRAAGREQQLADWTVRTAQSISARLQAESFQRNA, from the coding sequence GTGAATCAAGACCCGAGCGTCACGGGCGCCGAACGCCTGCTTCTCGTGCTCACCGCGTTGGCGAGCCACGGCAAAGCCATGTCCGTCAAAGACATGCTTGCCGTCACGGGCCTCGCGCAAAGCACGCTCTACAGGCAAGTTGCGCTGCTCAAGCGCTGGGGCTTCGTCGCGGAAGACGCCGGCTATTACGCGCCGGGACCCGTCAGCCTGCAGCTTGCCGTTGGCTTCGACATCAACTCTTTGCTTGTCGAATCGAGCCGCGACGGCATGACGCAACTCTCGCGCACCACGCAGGAAAGTATCGGCCTCGTCGTCGCAGTCAACGATCAGGTGATCTGCCTCGAGATGATCGAAAGCACGCACTCGCTGCGCTGCTCGTTTGAAAAAGGCCGCGCGGTGCCGCTAAGAGCGGGCGCCTCCGCGAAGTCGCTGCTTGCCTTCATGCCCGACAAGACGCGCGCCGAAACGCTCGACCGCCAGTTCGCCAACGACCCGAAAGGTCGTCAGGCAATCGAAGCGGAACTGAACGAGATCCGCATGCGCGGCTATGCAGTCAGCGACAGCGAAGTCGATCCGGGCGTATGGGGCGTCAGCGTGCCGGTTTTCCGCCGCGCGCCGCGCGGTGCGGGTGCAAGCGTGGGCGCAACGGCAAGCGCCTCGATCACGCTGATGGCGCCATCTTCGCGCGCCGCGGGCCGCGAGCAGCAACTCGCCGACTGGACCGTGCGCACTGCACAAAGCATTTCGGCTCGTCTGCAAGCCGAATCATTCCAACGCAACGCCTGA
- the hutG gene encoding N-formylglutamate deformylase — MSELFFIERGTAPLLISIPHLGTLIPETMRDQYTDIALTVADTDWHLDRLYAFGKALGATMLGARISRYVIDLNRPSNDESLYPGQTTTSLCPTETFRGEPLYRDARTPDDAERERRVATYWQPYHDALRAELQRLRTQHANVLLWEAHSIASVLPRLFDGKLPDLNIGTQDGRTAAAPVLDAVKQAAAASAFTWIANGRFKGGFITRRFGAPQDGIHAVQLEMCQSTYMSENAPFDYLPEVAQQVEPVVRQMVSGALDVVVAMNAAVR; from the coding sequence ATGAGCGAACTGTTTTTTATCGAGCGCGGCACGGCGCCGTTGCTGATTTCGATTCCGCATCTTGGCACGCTTATTCCCGAGACGATGCGCGACCAGTACACCGATATCGCATTGACCGTTGCCGATACCGACTGGCACCTCGATCGCCTCTATGCATTTGGCAAAGCGCTCGGCGCGACGATGCTCGGTGCGCGCATCTCGCGCTATGTGATCGACCTGAACCGTCCGTCGAACGACGAAAGTCTTTATCCGGGGCAAACGACCACGTCGCTGTGTCCGACCGAAACATTTCGCGGCGAACCGCTCTATCGCGACGCACGCACACCGGACGACGCCGAACGCGAGCGACGCGTCGCGACTTATTGGCAGCCTTATCACGATGCGTTGCGAGCGGAACTGCAACGCTTGCGTACGCAGCATGCGAATGTGCTGCTATGGGAGGCGCACTCGATCGCAAGCGTGCTGCCGCGTCTTTTCGACGGCAAGCTGCCCGATCTGAACATCGGTACGCAGGACGGCCGCACGGCCGCCGCGCCCGTGCTCGACGCGGTAAAGCAGGCGGCCGCCGCGAGCGCGTTCACGTGGATCGCGAACGGGCGATTCAAGGGCGGCTTTATCACGCGTCGCTTCGGCGCGCCTCAGGACGGCATTCATGCGGTGCAGCTCGAGATGTGCCAGTCGACCTATATGAGCGAGAACGCTCCGTTTGACTATCTCCCGGAAGTTGCGCAGCAGGTCGAGCCGGTGGTGCGGCAGATGGTGAGTGGAGCGCTCGATGTCGTGGTCGCGATGAATGCTGCGGTTCGCTGA
- a CDS encoding LysR family transcriptional regulator codes for MNDKSPAELSWEDVRFFATLARHGSLSAAARALSVNHATVARRISSLEQALGQKLVERRPEGYVLTSAGLDAIAAAQDMEAAAATLGRSGAADDAPKGLVRISATPGIVQGFLAARLSELSAHYPGVDIELASDVRIVSLERREADIALRLIRPSDGDVIARPLATLDYGFYASAHWRRLLEDGHAPVFVTFDEANSYIPDAAWLAQNFPRVRRAFRADSQSIQAEAAIAGAGIAMLPHFIGRAHERLFAVSLGHMPPSRELWMITRQRDNKSRLIRTVTEFLTNLFQQERELFAHRVDQFGTT; via the coding sequence TTGAACGACAAAAGCCCCGCGGAATTGAGCTGGGAAGACGTACGTTTTTTTGCGACACTGGCGCGCCATGGCAGTCTCTCTGCGGCTGCGCGTGCACTTTCGGTCAACCATGCAACAGTCGCGAGGCGAATTTCGTCGCTCGAACAGGCGCTGGGCCAAAAGCTCGTCGAACGGCGGCCAGAAGGCTATGTGCTGACATCGGCCGGTCTGGACGCGATTGCCGCCGCACAAGATATGGAAGCGGCTGCGGCAACGCTAGGGCGTTCCGGCGCCGCCGACGACGCCCCGAAGGGTCTCGTGCGAATCAGCGCCACTCCCGGTATCGTGCAAGGTTTCCTTGCCGCGCGGCTCTCCGAGCTTTCCGCACATTACCCGGGAGTCGATATCGAGCTCGCATCCGATGTCCGCATCGTGAGTCTCGAGCGTCGCGAGGCCGACATCGCATTGCGTCTTATCCGCCCGTCCGACGGAGATGTCATTGCCCGGCCGCTCGCCACGTTGGACTACGGCTTTTACGCGTCGGCACATTGGCGCCGGCTGCTCGAAGACGGACACGCCCCGGTGTTTGTCACCTTCGACGAAGCCAATTCCTATATTCCCGACGCGGCGTGGCTCGCACAAAACTTTCCCCGCGTGCGCCGTGCGTTTCGGGCAGACAGCCAGTCGATCCAGGCTGAGGCCGCAATCGCGGGGGCCGGCATTGCGATGCTGCCGCATTTCATCGGGCGTGCGCATGAACGGCTTTTCGCCGTCTCGCTCGGCCACATGCCCCCTTCGCGCGAGTTGTGGATGATCACACGTCAGCGGGACAACAAGAGCCGCCTGATCAGAACAGTGACCGAGTTTCTCACTAACCTGTTTCAGCAGGAACGCGAACTGTTCGCCCATCGCGTCGATCAGTTCGGCACGACCTGA
- a CDS encoding YaiI/YqxD family protein produces the protein MQVLIDADACPAVIKDMLFRAARRTEVTVTLVANQYLRTPPSPYIRAIQVPAGIDAADARIVELVTSGDLVITADIPLAAAVLDKGAHALDPRGVWFTIENIRERLTMRDVMDQLRSAGIDTGGPAPFSARDSKSFAAQLDRFLAMHGASPRGT, from the coding sequence ATGCAAGTGCTAATCGATGCGGACGCTTGCCCCGCTGTCATCAAAGACATGCTGTTTCGGGCTGCGCGACGTACTGAAGTCACGGTGACGCTGGTGGCGAATCAGTATCTGCGCACGCCGCCATCTCCATATATCCGGGCCATTCAGGTGCCGGCGGGTATCGACGCGGCCGACGCGCGTATTGTCGAGCTCGTCACGTCGGGCGATCTGGTGATTACCGCGGACATACCGCTTGCCGCCGCGGTACTCGACAAGGGCGCCCATGCGCTCGATCCGCGCGGAGTCTGGTTTACCATCGAAAACATCCGGGAACGCCTGACGATGCGCGACGTGATGGATCAACTGCGCAGCGCAGGGATCGATACGGGCGGCCCCGCGCCCTTCAGCGCGCGCGACAGCAAATCCTTCGCAGCTCAGCTCGATCGATTCCTTGCGATGCATGGCGCGTCGCCGCGCGGGACATGA
- a CDS encoding LysR family transcriptional regulator — translation MPDIRARKVDWEDVRIFAALVRHGSLTAAARALAVTHATVARRVASLEHALGETLVERRPDGYVLTEAGTRAISTANEMETAAATLVRGGRPDGPRGLVRLSATPALAERFLAPSLAVLTAQQSALDVELASDLRDVSLERREADIVLRFGPHFDDATVSTRIATLDYGFYANAEWKQRVENGVAPVFIGFDEANADIPDAWWLSTTYPRARIALRANNQAAQAAIAGMGAGIALLPHFIGRTDRLLVPCALSEKPPSRELWLVRRRQESESAAISTVCEFLMNQFKQERALFEDR, via the coding sequence GTGCCAGATATACGCGCAAGAAAAGTCGATTGGGAAGATGTCCGCATCTTTGCCGCTCTGGTACGTCATGGCAGCCTGACGGCGGCCGCGCGTGCACTCGCGGTGACTCACGCGACGGTCGCACGACGCGTTGCATCGCTCGAGCACGCGCTGGGCGAGACACTCGTCGAGCGGCGTCCGGACGGCTATGTGCTGACGGAAGCGGGAACGCGCGCGATTTCGACAGCTAACGAAATGGAAACGGCCGCGGCCACGCTGGTTCGCGGCGGACGTCCCGATGGTCCCAGGGGGCTTGTGCGTCTCAGTGCGACGCCGGCGCTTGCCGAACGTTTTCTGGCGCCAAGCCTCGCAGTTTTGACGGCGCAGCAGTCGGCGCTCGACGTGGAACTTGCATCTGATCTGCGCGACGTCAGTCTCGAGCGCCGCGAAGCCGACATCGTGCTGCGGTTTGGACCGCACTTCGACGACGCAACCGTTTCCACGCGGATTGCCACACTGGATTACGGCTTTTACGCCAACGCCGAATGGAAGCAACGGGTCGAGAATGGCGTTGCTCCCGTGTTCATCGGGTTTGACGAGGCAAACGCCGATATCCCCGACGCCTGGTGGCTATCCACGACTTATCCGCGTGCCCGCATCGCCCTGCGAGCGAACAATCAGGCGGCACAAGCGGCCATCGCAGGGATGGGTGCGGGAATCGCGTTGCTGCCTCACTTCATAGGCCGCACCGACCGCCTTCTCGTTCCTTGTGCCTTGAGCGAGAAACCCCCGTCGCGCGAACTCTGGCTCGTGCGGCGCCGGCAAGAAAGCGAAAGTGCCGCGATCTCGACAGTCTGCGAGTTTCTGATGAACCAGTTCAAGCAGGAAAGAGCCTTGTTCGAAGATCGATAG
- a CDS encoding formimidoylglutamate deiminase: MNQSTRAIFAEHALLPEGWRSNVLLEWNEQGALLNVSPDRRDAPANVAKASGPIVPGMPNLHSHAFQRAMAGLTEYRANPTDSFWSWRDLMYRFAARITPDTLGAIARWLYVEMLKAGYTSVCEFHYVHHAADGQRYANPAELAQRVVDAASETGIGMTMLPVLYQYSGFGAQPPRDDQRRFINSPGHLLSLLEALRQARPEHGALRYGVAPHSLRAVSETSLRTLIEGLDVLSPDAPVHIHIAEQTAEVEACLAAEGSRPVQWLLDRFDVTGRWCLVHATHVDENETISLAKRGAVAGLCLTTEANLGDGMFPAQEYLDAGGLFGIGSDSHIGIDWRSELRLLEYGQRLVRRQRNVLASPQTAHVADRLFHGALSGGALATGRTVGALKRGSRADWLVLDAQHPHLAEQQADTWLSSIVFGEHGETPVLDVYVGGERVVHQRRHRDEGRLYADYRKALSHLLADA, from the coding sequence ATGAATCAATCAACTCGCGCGATTTTTGCAGAGCACGCGTTGCTGCCCGAAGGATGGCGCAGCAACGTGCTGCTCGAATGGAACGAGCAGGGCGCGCTGCTCAATGTCTCGCCGGATAGACGCGATGCGCCGGCGAACGTCGCGAAGGCATCGGGCCCGATCGTGCCCGGTATGCCGAATCTTCACTCGCACGCATTCCAGCGTGCGATGGCGGGCCTCACCGAGTATCGCGCGAACCCGACCGATAGTTTCTGGAGCTGGCGCGATCTGATGTACCGGTTCGCCGCGCGCATCACGCCCGACACGCTTGGCGCGATTGCACGCTGGCTCTATGTCGAAATGCTGAAGGCCGGCTACACGTCGGTTTGCGAATTTCATTACGTTCATCATGCGGCGGACGGGCAACGCTATGCGAATCCGGCGGAACTTGCGCAGCGCGTGGTCGACGCGGCAAGCGAGACCGGCATCGGCATGACGATGCTGCCCGTTTTGTACCAGTACAGCGGCTTCGGCGCGCAGCCACCGCGTGATGATCAGCGGCGCTTCATCAATTCGCCCGGGCATCTGCTTTCGCTTCTCGAAGCGCTAAGGCAAGCGAGGCCCGAACACGGCGCGCTGCGTTACGGCGTCGCGCCGCATTCGTTGCGCGCCGTCTCCGAAACCTCGCTGCGCACGCTGATCGAGGGGCTCGACGTACTATCGCCCGATGCGCCCGTGCATATCCATATCGCGGAACAGACGGCCGAAGTGGAAGCATGCCTTGCCGCCGAAGGCTCACGGCCCGTCCAATGGCTGCTCGATCGATTCGATGTGACCGGGCGTTGGTGTCTCGTGCATGCAACGCATGTCGATGAGAACGAGACGATCTCGCTTGCAAAGCGCGGTGCGGTGGCTGGACTATGCCTGACTACGGAGGCGAATCTCGGCGACGGCATGTTCCCCGCGCAGGAATATCTCGACGCAGGCGGCCTGTTCGGCATCGGCTCGGATAGCCATATCGGCATCGACTGGCGCTCCGAATTGCGGTTGCTCGAATACGGGCAACGGCTCGTCAGGCGTCAACGCAACGTTTTGGCATCGCCGCAGACCGCGCACGTCGCCGACCGGCTTTTTCACGGCGCGCTCTCAGGCGGCGCGCTGGCGACGGGCCGCACGGTCGGCGCACTGAAGCGCGGCAGCCGCGCCGACTGGCTCGTGCTCGATGCGCAGCATCCGCATCTTGCGGAACAGCAGGCGGATACGTGGCTTTCGTCGATCGTCTTCGGCGAGCACGGCGAAACGCCGGTTCTCGACGTCTATGTCGGCGGCGAGCGCGTCGTGCATCAACGCCGCCATCGCGATGAAGGGCGCCTCTATGCCGACTACCGCAAGGCGCTTTCGCATCTGCTTGCCGATGCGTGA
- a CDS encoding fumarylacetoacetate hydrolase family protein: MQKFARVLVKDRAVPVIIVGDEHLDLRPVVADITPAAIASGVLNRVDTSALTPLQGEFTYLAPIEGIRQIAATGFNYRKHIEEFKMKPPTEPEVFLKAVTSLAGPNDPISRGPNADAKLDWEVELAIVVSREARDIAAADAAGYIFGFVCINDVSDRTTQVDAEGQQHLVRAKSRPGYSPIGPYLVTGVDGMKLDLWTKLNGRLEQQGNTSDMLFSVDEMLAYFSAHMTLLPGDVLATGTPPGVGFGKNRFMQEGDVLECGIEHLGSQRHEILR; this comes from the coding sequence ATGCAAAAGTTTGCCCGGGTTCTCGTGAAAGACCGTGCTGTTCCCGTCATCATCGTTGGCGACGAACATCTGGACCTGCGTCCGGTCGTGGCGGACATCACGCCCGCTGCGATCGCCAGCGGCGTGCTGAACCGCGTCGATACGAGCGCACTCACGCCGCTGCAAGGCGAATTCACCTACCTCGCGCCGATCGAAGGCATCCGGCAGATCGCCGCAACCGGCTTCAACTACCGCAAGCATATCGAGGAGTTCAAGATGAAGCCGCCCACGGAGCCCGAAGTCTTTCTGAAGGCGGTGACGTCGCTTGCGGGGCCGAACGATCCGATCTCCCGCGGCCCGAACGCGGATGCGAAGCTTGATTGGGAAGTCGAACTGGCGATCGTGGTGAGCCGCGAGGCCCGCGACATCGCGGCAGCCGATGCGGCCGGTTATATCTTCGGTTTTGTCTGCATCAACGACGTGTCGGACCGCACCACTCAGGTGGACGCGGAAGGCCAACAGCACCTCGTGCGCGCCAAGTCCCGGCCGGGCTACTCGCCGATTGGCCCGTACCTCGTCACCGGCGTCGACGGCATGAAGCTCGACCTGTGGACGAAGCTGAACGGTCGGCTCGAGCAACAGGGCAATACGAGCGACATGCTGTTTTCGGTCGACGAGATGCTCGCCTATTTCTCAGCTCATATGACACTGCTTCCCGGCGACGTGCTCGCGACGGGAACTCCGCCGGGCGTCGGTTTCGGCAAGAACCGCTTCATGCAGGAAGGCGATGTGCTCGAGTGCGGCATCGAGCATCTCGGTAGCCAGCGGCACGAGATCCTGCGATGA
- a CDS encoding alcohol dehydrogenase, translating to MCIHEHPMFAFSEFRHPDRQTDNAALTPSRLTTPDMAAACRVSSRRDREMKTTYRAVQATSPGKLELVELPLIEPPPGHVRIRVEACGVCHSDSWTVEGNYLPGIAYPRVPGHEVVGTIDAIGEQAEPWVPGQRVGVGFLGGHCGICQHCRRGDTISCETRNITGISVDGGYAEMMIAKANALVSIPDELSSADAAPLLCAGLTTFNALRNAKARAGELVAIEGVGGLGHLAVQYAAHMGFRVAVVSRGIDKRDIAIKLGAHHYIDSTSEDVAAALQDLGGAMGILATAVDNRAMSALINGLAPRGEMIIAGLGGSAPIEVHALPLVRGSRAITGSLTGDPIDSEDTLGFSALQGVQAMSEIFPLERASEAYQRMMRNEARFRIVLVTGR from the coding sequence ATGTGCATACATGAACACCCGATGTTCGCTTTTAGCGAGTTTCGCCATCCCGATCGGCAGACCGATAATGCCGCCCTTACACCATCACGGCTGACTACGCCGGACATGGCCGCCGCGTGTCGCGTGTCGTCGAGGAGAGATCGCGAGATGAAAACTACGTACCGTGCCGTGCAGGCAACGTCCCCAGGCAAACTCGAACTGGTCGAACTACCGTTGATCGAACCGCCGCCTGGTCATGTGCGCATCCGCGTCGAAGCGTGCGGCGTTTGCCATAGCGACTCGTGGACCGTCGAAGGAAACTATCTGCCGGGGATCGCGTATCCGCGTGTGCCTGGTCACGAAGTCGTCGGCACCATCGATGCGATCGGCGAGCAGGCCGAACCGTGGGTGCCGGGACAACGCGTGGGCGTCGGTTTCCTCGGCGGCCACTGCGGAATATGTCAGCATTGCCGCCGCGGCGACACGATCAGCTGTGAGACGCGAAACATCACCGGCATCAGTGTCGATGGCGGATATGCCGAAATGATGATCGCCAAAGCCAATGCGCTTGTGTCCATTCCCGATGAACTGTCGTCGGCCGACGCGGCGCCATTGCTATGTGCCGGGTTGACGACGTTCAACGCGTTGCGCAATGCAAAGGCGCGCGCCGGCGAACTGGTCGCGATTGAGGGCGTGGGCGGTCTCGGGCATCTCGCGGTTCAATACGCTGCGCACATGGGCTTCCGGGTCGCCGTCGTTTCGCGCGGCATAGACAAGCGCGACATCGCAATCAAGCTCGGCGCGCATCACTACATCGACAGCACCTCTGAAGACGTGGCTGCCGCATTGCAAGACCTGGGGGGCGCGATGGGCATCCTGGCAACCGCCGTCGATAATCGCGCGATGTCGGCACTGATCAACGGCCTTGCGCCGCGTGGAGAAATGATTATTGCAGGCCTTGGCGGAAGTGCGCCGATCGAGGTCCACGCCCTGCCGCTCGTTCGCGGCAGCCGCGCTATTACCGGCTCGTTGACGGGAGATCCGATCGACAGTGAAGACACACTCGGCTTCAGTGCGCTGCAGGGCGTACAGGCGATGAGCGAGATCTTTCCGCTCGAACGTGCCAGCGAGGCTTACCAGCGCATGATGCGCAATGAAGCGCGCTTTCGCATCGTGCTGGTCACCGGGCGATAA